A portion of the Anoxybacillus gonensis genome contains these proteins:
- a CDS encoding (2Fe-2S) ferredoxin domain-containing protein, with protein MATWNLQGTKHHVLICNGGSCMRKGGEEVTQAIRDEIDQLQLHADVHTTRTRCNGRCEDACVVIVYPEGVWYRTIDEHVARDIVRKHIRDGDMLCDYVTYTYDESFKMPKYSQATRGKEK; from the coding sequence ATGGCGACGTGGAATTTGCAAGGAACGAAGCATCATGTGCTCATTTGCAACGGAGGGAGCTGCATGCGAAAGGGGGGAGAGGAGGTGACGCAAGCCATTCGTGATGAAATTGATCAACTTCAACTACATGCCGACGTGCATACGACGCGGACGAGGTGCAACGGTCGCTGTGAAGATGCGTGTGTTGTTATCGTGTATCCAGAAGGTGTTTGGTATCGTACGATCGATGAGCACGTTGCACGGGACATTGTCCGAAAACATATACGTGATGGAGACATGTTATGTGATTACGTGACGTACACATATGATGAAAGTTTTAAGATGCCGAAATATAGTCAGGCGACAAGGGGGAAAGAAAAGTGA
- a CDS encoding energy-coupling factor ABC transporter permease — protein sequence MTICIAVYILFALSPSAYAMHIMEGFLPWRWALVWWLLFLPFFFVGMRHVSHLMKQKPEVKLLLAFATAFTFVLSALKIPSVTGSSSHPTGTGLGALLFGPFIMTVIGTAVLLFQALLLAHGGLTTLGANAFSMAVVGPLVASGLFVICKKCGISVRISVFLAAMMADLATYVMTSFQLALAFPDVTSGVWGAFLKFASIFAVTQVPLAITEGLLTVVVWNFLHTYSKRELDVLEKRGVFFK from the coding sequence ATGACGATTTGTATTGCTGTGTACATTCTTTTCGCCCTTTCTCCATCTGCATATGCGATGCATATTATGGAAGGATTTTTACCTTGGCGTTGGGCGCTCGTTTGGTGGTTACTCTTTTTGCCATTTTTCTTTGTTGGCATGCGCCATGTTTCACATTTGATGAAACAAAAGCCGGAGGTGAAACTACTTCTTGCGTTCGCGACGGCGTTTACATTCGTTCTCTCGGCATTAAAAATTCCATCGGTGACGGGAAGTAGCTCGCATCCGACTGGGACAGGACTTGGTGCGCTTTTATTTGGACCGTTTATTATGACGGTCATCGGTACAGCAGTGCTATTATTTCAAGCGCTTTTGCTGGCGCATGGAGGTTTGACGACGCTAGGGGCGAATGCTTTTTCTATGGCTGTTGTTGGTCCGCTCGTTGCGTCCGGTTTGTTTGTTATATGTAAAAAGTGTGGAATATCCGTGCGTATATCCGTCTTTTTAGCAGCGATGATGGCTGATTTGGCAACATACGTTATGACGTCGTTTCAGCTCGCCCTAGCATTTCCAGATGTGACAAGCGGCGTATGGGGCGCATTTTTGAAATTCGCTTCCATTTTTGCAGTGACACAAGTTCCGCTTGCGATTACGGAAGGACTTCTTACCGTTGTCGTATGGAACTTTTTGCATACGTACTCGAAGCGAGAGTTAGATGTGTTAGAGAAGAGAGGAGTGTTTTTTAAATGA
- a CDS encoding energy-coupling factor ABC transporter substrate-binding protein → MSNRLLLFIAALLIVLPLFIVKNTEFAGADTLAEEMIQQIAPHYEPWFDVLFEPPGGEVETLLFSLQAALGAGVIGYIIGLYKGRKRNG, encoded by the coding sequence ATGAGCAATCGTCTATTGTTGTTCATTGCCGCTCTGTTGATCGTGCTGCCGCTATTTATTGTGAAAAATACAGAGTTCGCTGGGGCTGATACGCTTGCAGAAGAAATGATTCAACAAATCGCTCCGCATTATGAACCGTGGTTTGATGTTTTATTTGAGCCGCCAGGCGGTGAGGTGGAAACGTTGCTATTTTCATTACAAGCAGCGCTTGGTGCTGGAGTCATTGGATATATTATCGGGCTATATAAAGGGCGAAAGCGAAATGGTTAG
- a CDS encoding CbiQ family ECF transporter T component translates to MVSWLDEWAYRNELAKLNITFKLTLTFVWLIWALCGTNVVRCIIVVWLFSWLLYHARLPWRVCVRFFVIIVLVVIGGCVPLLFTVDQTIHFVSENMAEAATICLRALASSFALFFLAITTPFFRIVHGLSRWHVPKAFIELLLLTYRFIFVLEKAAMQLFMTVRIKNGERSWRLASLAVAQLFRQAMRDYEATIIAQAARNVSFIFPICRDEQLPRKYVIEACVWFVVLLMMEVLYVNVS, encoded by the coding sequence ATGGTTAGTTGGCTTGATGAATGGGCTTACCGAAACGAGCTTGCTAAACTAAATATCACTTTTAAACTGACGCTGACATTTGTCTGGCTCATATGGGCATTATGTGGAACGAATGTCGTTCGCTGTATCATCGTCGTTTGGTTGTTTAGTTGGCTTCTTTATCATGCGCGCTTGCCTTGGCGTGTTTGTGTTCGCTTTTTTGTCATCATCGTGCTTGTCGTGATCGGAGGTTGTGTTCCGCTTCTTTTTACGGTTGATCAGACGATTCATTTTGTCAGCGAAAATATGGCGGAAGCGGCGACGATTTGCTTGCGAGCATTGGCAAGTTCATTTGCCCTCTTTTTTCTCGCAATCACAACACCATTTTTTCGCATTGTCCATGGGTTAAGCAGGTGGCACGTCCCTAAAGCATTTATTGAGCTACTGTTATTGACGTATCGCTTCATTTTCGTGTTAGAAAAAGCAGCGATGCAATTGTTTATGACGGTGCGAATAAAAAATGGTGAACGAAGTTGGCGCCTCGCGTCGCTTGCGGTGGCACAACTGTTTCGCCAAGCGATGCGCGACTACGAAGCGACGATCATTGCACAAGCGGCGCGGAACGTATCGTTTATTTTTCCAATTTGTAGGGACGAACAATTGCCGCGCAAATATGTGATTGAAGCGTGTGTATGGTTTGTTGTTTTACTTATGATGGAGGTCTTATATGTTAATGTTTCATGA